The Nocardiopsis composta genome includes the window GTCGCGGCGATGGGGGTGATCGCGCGCCGGGCGCGGGTGGTGGCCGAGCCCAGCGGGGCGCTGGCGGTGGCGGCGCACCTGGCCGGGCGGGCCGGCGGCGGGTGCGCGGTGGCGGTGGTCTCCGGCGGGAACGTGGACCCGGCGCTGCTGTCCCGGGCGGTCGCCGGGGAGCCCGCCGAGACCGAGTGAAAACGGTTATCGTTCCGGTGTATCGTGGGCGGGTCAGCAGCACCGACCCGAGAGGAGCACCGTGTCCCGCGTCTGCCAGGTCACCGGGAGGCGGCCGTCGTTCGGCAACGCCGTCTCGCACTCCCACCGGCGCACCCGCCGCCGCTTCGACCCCAACATCCAGCGCAAGCGCTACTGGCTGCCCTCGGAGAACCGCTGGGTCCGGCTGCGGGTCAGCGCCAAGGGGATGAAGGTGGTCGACCGGCTCGGCATCGAGCGCGTCGTCGCCGACATCCGCGCC containing:
- the rpmB gene encoding 50S ribosomal protein L28, with amino-acid sequence MSRVCQVTGRRPSFGNAVSHSHRRTRRRFDPNIQRKRYWLPSENRWVRLRVSAKGMKVVDRLGIERVVADIRARGEKV